The following are from one region of the Pirellulaceae bacterium genome:
- the prmC gene encoding peptide chain release factor N(5)-glutamine methyltransferase, protein MSTAEAWTNGKLLTWTADYLKKHGSTSPRLDAEVLLAHAQGCQRIGLYTAFEQEPSDEIRTAFREMVRRRAEGTPVAYLVGHKEFYSLSFEVNPDVLIPRPESELLVVEALDLAKSLNPQNGRVLEIVDIGTGSGCIAIAIAKHCPGCRVTAVDISPEAIGLARRNVQRHGIDDRQLKLVQGDMLNWCQADEQFDLIVSNPPYVSQDEYQQLARTVRDFEPRTALVAEPTPADLLSKLITQAGQRLRSGGYLVFELSPMLAPQVQQMVTQPALWEPHRIRKDLAGLARVVILKKL, encoded by the coding sequence ATGAGCACTGCCGAGGCCTGGACCAATGGCAAACTGCTGACCTGGACAGCAGACTACCTCAAGAAGCATGGCTCTACCTCTCCCCGTCTAGACGCCGAAGTTCTCCTGGCGCACGCCCAGGGCTGCCAACGCATCGGGCTGTATACCGCTTTTGAACAGGAGCCGAGCGACGAGATACGTACCGCCTTTCGCGAAATGGTACGCCGTCGCGCTGAAGGTACTCCGGTGGCTTACCTAGTTGGCCACAAGGAATTCTACTCGCTCAGCTTCGAGGTCAATCCGGATGTGCTGATTCCTCGGCCTGAGAGCGAATTGTTAGTCGTGGAAGCGCTCGATCTGGCCAAATCTTTGAATCCTCAAAATGGTCGTGTGCTCGAAATCGTCGACATCGGCACCGGATCGGGCTGCATCGCCATCGCCATCGCCAAACACTGCCCGGGCTGCCGTGTGACCGCCGTCGATATCTCCCCAGAAGCCATCGGGTTGGCTCGACGCAACGTTCAGCGACATGGCATCGACGATAGGCAGCTAAAACTCGTCCAGGGCGACATGCTAAACTGGTGTCAGGCCGATGAACAATTCGATCTGATCGTCAGCAATCCTCCCTATGTTTCGCAGGACGAGTACCAACAACTGGCCCGCACCGTGCGCGACTTCGAACCGCGGACGGCATTGGTCGCCGAACCCACGCCCGCTGACCTGCTGTCGAAGCTGATTACTCAAGCTGGTCAGCGGCTGCGCAGCGGGGGATATCTGGTTTTTGAACTCTCACCCATGTTAGCGCCGCAGGTCCAGCAGATGGTGACTCAGCCCGCACTGTGGGAACCGCACCGCATTCGCAAGGACTTGGCAGGCTTGGCCCGCGTCGTCATCCTGAAGAAATTATGA
- a CDS encoding glycine--tRNA ligase produces MEKLVSLCKRRGYMFQSSEIYGGLNGFWDYGPLGVELKRNVKDAWWRDMVSGHDELTLQSGAPSHYEMVGLDCTIIMHPQVWKCSGHYDLFHDYMVDCRQSRKRYRHDQVRGRWVEAKGKKIFVTTMVEADVEDEEMQRKALKYFNLRAKDAEQLKWDGGVRSLPEVDDMTQVLAPDANELGTLTEPREFNLMFKTYVGALSGEEGAAFLRPETAQGIFVNFKNVLDSSRVSLPFGIAQVGKSFRNEITPRNFTFRSREFEQMEIEFFCHPASSNQWYQYWRDRRMAWYTGLGLSGERLRLREHATDELSHYSTGTADIEYAFPFLADGQFGELEGIAHRGDFDLRSHMEGKLDENSCPLQVQLGEDGKPKYRGSGKDLSYRDEMTGERYVPHVIEPSAGADRATLAFLCQAYCEDQAPDDQGQMQTRVVLRLHPRLAPIKAAVFPLVKKDGMPEVAQDIYRALKKKWNVFYDEKGAVGRRYRRQDEAGTPYCITVDGQSLADATVTIRDRDSLEQVRVKVDDVVGEIQSRLET; encoded by the coding sequence ATGGAAAAACTGGTTTCGCTGTGCAAACGCCGCGGCTACATGTTTCAGTCTAGCGAAATCTATGGTGGCCTGAATGGATTCTGGGACTACGGTCCGCTGGGCGTTGAACTCAAACGCAACGTTAAAGACGCCTGGTGGCGTGACATGGTCAGCGGTCACGATGAATTGACATTGCAATCTGGGGCACCCAGCCACTACGAAATGGTTGGCCTGGATTGCACCATTATCATGCACCCGCAAGTTTGGAAGTGCTCCGGCCACTACGATCTGTTCCACGACTATATGGTCGACTGCCGCCAGTCGCGCAAGCGTTATCGTCACGATCAAGTTCGTGGCCGATGGGTCGAGGCCAAAGGCAAAAAGATATTTGTGACCACGATGGTCGAGGCCGACGTCGAGGATGAAGAAATGCAGCGCAAAGCGCTCAAATACTTCAACCTCCGCGCCAAGGACGCTGAACAACTCAAGTGGGACGGCGGCGTGCGCAGCTTGCCAGAAGTCGACGACATGACTCAGGTACTGGCACCCGATGCCAATGAATTGGGAACGTTGACCGAGCCACGCGAGTTCAACTTGATGTTCAAGACGTACGTTGGCGCGCTGAGCGGCGAAGAAGGTGCCGCCTTCCTGCGTCCTGAAACGGCGCAAGGCATCTTCGTCAACTTCAAGAATGTGCTGGATAGCTCACGCGTCAGTCTCCCGTTTGGAATCGCTCAGGTTGGTAAGAGCTTTCGCAATGAGATCACACCCCGCAACTTTACCTTCCGTTCGCGCGAATTCGAGCAGATGGAGATCGAGTTCTTCTGCCACCCCGCTTCGTCCAACCAGTGGTATCAGTACTGGCGCGATCGTCGCATGGCTTGGTATACCGGGTTGGGACTGTCTGGCGAGCGCTTGCGGCTGCGCGAACATGCCACCGATGAACTCAGCCACTACTCGACAGGGACCGCTGATATCGAATACGCCTTTCCGTTTCTAGCCGATGGACAATTCGGGGAGCTGGAAGGTATCGCCCATCGCGGCGACTTTGATTTGCGCAGCCACATGGAAGGCAAGTTGGACGAAAACTCCTGCCCATTGCAGGTACAGTTGGGCGAAGACGGCAAGCCCAAGTATCGAGGCAGTGGGAAAGACTTGAGCTACCGCGACGAAATGACTGGCGAGCGCTATGTACCCCACGTCATTGAACCTTCCGCAGGTGCCGATCGCGCCACGCTAGCCTTTCTGTGCCAAGCCTACTGCGAGGATCAGGCTCCGGACGATCAAGGTCAAATGCAGACGCGCGTGGTGCTGCGACTGCATCCGCGTTTGGCACCCATCAAGGCCGCTGTTTTTCCATTGGTCAAGAAAGATGGCATGCCCGAAGTGGCTCAAGATATCTATCGAGCTCTCAAGAAGAAATGGAACGTCTTCTACGATGAAAAAGGTGCCGTCGGTCGCCGTTATCGCCGACAAGATGAGGCTGGTACGCCGTACTGCATTACCGTCGATGGACAATCGCTGGCTGATGCCACCGTAACCATTCGCGATCGCGACTCGCTGGAACAAGTTCGCGTCAAAGTCGATGATGTCGTTGGCGAAATTCAGTCGCGGTTGGAAACCTAG
- a CDS encoding substrate-binding domain-containing protein, whose amino-acid sequence MGCGSSSDNPQSATAQQGRLRIAVIPKGTSHEFWKSVHYGAQQAARKLGNVEVIWRGPVVESDTGSQIEVVKSMVTLGVDGIVLAPNQRGGLVDAVEEAIDEGIPVVIFDSGLDEGPKIVSYVATDNFRGGQLAADEMAKAIGQQGNVILLRYLVGSESTEQRELGFLDGMKKYPNIKVVSSDQYGGDNTTSAKQKVDQLLQVHQQDLSGIFAVCEPNANGTLEALKNAGIDKRVRFIGFDPSDALIEAIKSGSCAGIVLQDPVKMGYQSVMTLVAAINGQPAPAFISTGEYFASLKTLNDPVISKLLTPPLQE is encoded by the coding sequence ATGGGCTGTGGATCGTCATCGGACAATCCGCAATCGGCTACGGCACAGCAAGGCCGGCTGCGTATCGCGGTAATCCCTAAGGGCACCAGCCACGAATTTTGGAAGTCGGTTCATTACGGAGCCCAGCAGGCCGCTCGCAAGCTTGGCAATGTAGAGGTTATCTGGCGCGGGCCGGTGGTCGAAAGCGACACAGGTAGTCAGATTGAGGTAGTTAAGAGCATGGTCACATTGGGCGTGGACGGCATCGTGTTGGCCCCCAATCAGCGCGGGGGCTTGGTCGACGCTGTTGAAGAGGCCATTGACGAAGGCATACCCGTGGTGATCTTCGATAGCGGTTTGGACGAAGGCCCCAAAATTGTCAGCTATGTGGCCACCGACAACTTTCGCGGTGGACAATTGGCTGCTGACGAAATGGCCAAGGCCATCGGTCAGCAAGGCAACGTAATCTTACTGCGTTATCTGGTGGGCAGCGAAAGCACCGAACAACGTGAGCTGGGATTCTTGGACGGCATGAAAAAGTATCCGAACATCAAAGTCGTTTCGTCCGACCAATACGGCGGCGACAACACCACCAGCGCTAAACAAAAAGTTGATCAACTGCTGCAGGTGCATCAACAGGATTTGTCCGGCATCTTCGCCGTTTGTGAACCCAACGCCAACGGTACTCTGGAAGCGCTGAAAAATGCTGGTATCGACAAACGGGTCAGATTTATCGGCTTTGATCCCAGCGATGCGCTGATCGAGGCCATCAAGTCGGGATCGTGCGCTGGCATCGTGCTGCAAGACCCGGTTAAGATGGGCTACCAAAGCGTGATGACACTGGTGGCAGCCATTAACGGCCAGCCAGCTCCGGCATTTATTTCTACCGGAGAGTACTTTGCATCGCTCAAAACACTCAATGACCCTGTAATTTCCAAGTTGCTCACGCCGCCCCTTCAAGAGTAG